In Nicotiana tabacum cultivar K326 chromosome 21, ASM71507v2, whole genome shotgun sequence, one DNA window encodes the following:
- the LOC107794741 gene encoding pectinesterase/pectinesterase inhibitor PPE8B-like has product MTWLIVITVWLTVLTFTGESQQPRAIVAQDGSGDFTTITGAIFASPSHSVQPYYIKVKTGTYHEYVQIEKWKTNIVLIGEGTENTIITGNKSFGGDGIQTLYTATVSVKGQGFTAQDITFRNEAGPWKYQAVALVAEADYISFYRCRFEGYQDTLYTRFGKHFYRDCQVLGTIDFICGHATAVFQNSIIEVRAPIPGQFNTITAQKREEEGEATGIVLQNCTIKATPELEKMGKNVTTYLGRPWGNYSRTVFMQSDIDLLINPNGWIEFTNETLIRPYYLEYMNRGEGANTMGRVKWAIVTSDPKIASNFTVRNFINGDKWIPFTIPYYLDLA; this is encoded by the exons ATGACGTGGCTGATTGTTATAACCGTTTGGTTAACTGTCTTAACGTTTACTGGAGAAAGCCAACAACCACGTGCAATAGTTGCACAGGATGGGTCAGGAGATTTTACTACTATAACGGGTGCAATTTTTGCATCTCCAAGCCATAGTGTACAGCCATACTACATAAAAGTAAAAACAGGAACTTACCATGAATACGTTCAAATTGAAAAATGGAAGACCAATATAGTTCTAATCGGTGAAGGGACAGAAAATACAATAATAACGGGGAATAAGAGCTTTGGTGGTGATGGCATCCAGACATTATACACTGCAACAGTTA GTGTCAAAGGGCAAGGCTTCACAGCCCAAGACATCACTTTTAGGAATGAAGCTGGACCATGGAAGTATCAAGCCGTAGCATTAGTGGCCGAAGCTGATTACATTAGCTTCTATAGGTGCCGTTTCGAGGGGTATCAGGATACCCTGTACACAAGATTTGGCAAACACTTTTATAGGGACTGTCAAGTATTGGGCACCATAGACTTCATATGTGGACACGCAACTGCAGTGTTCCAAAACTCCATTATTGAAGTGCGCGCGCCAATTCCTGGACAGTTTAATACAATCACAGCacagaaaagagaagaagagggTGAAGCAACTGGAATTGTGTTGCAAAATTGCACAATAAAAGCAACACCAGAATTGGAGAAAATGGGTAAAAATGTTACAACGTATCTAGGACGACCATGGGGTAATTACTCAAGAACAGTGTTCATGCAAAGTGACATTGACCTTTTAATAAATCCAAACGGATGGATAGAGTTTACAAATGAGACCCTAATTCGCCCATATTATCTGGAATACATGAACAGGGGAGAAGGTGCAAATACTATGGGACGTGTGAAGTGGGCAATCGTCACTAGTGATCCAAAAATTGCATCGAACTTCACCGTTAGGAACTTCATAAACGGTGATAAATGGATTCCCTTCACTATTCCGTATTATTTAGATCTAGCTTAG